In Plasmodium gaboni strain SY75 chromosome 7, whole genome shotgun sequence, the following are encoded in one genomic region:
- a CDS encoding hypothetical protein (conserved Plasmodium protein, unknown function~part of same gene as PGSY75_0724500B~gap found within coding sequence) produces MYKLHSKNLNEQNIDSIIENEKIICENLTKENEILKEKNLKIQKELLSYIEDNTFIYESDSIEDMNKYKSILISVIDFLDKLKIVDAHMKDETYQLLEE; encoded by the coding sequence ATGTATAAGTTACACTCAAAAAATTTAAACGAACAAAATATAGATTCTATAatagaaaatgaaaaaattatatgtgaaaatttaacaaaagaaaatgaaattCTTAAAGAGaagaatttaaaaatacaaaaagaattattaagTTATATTGAAGACaatacttttatatatgaaagTGATTCTATTGAagatatgaataaatataagaGCATATTAATATCTGTTATAGATTTTTTggataaattaaaaatagTAGATGCTCATATGAAAGATGAAACTTATCAATTACTTGAAGAA
- a CDS encoding putative 3-demethylubiquinone-9 3-methyltransferase, with protein sequence MKRSLRSIKTLRVNYFMKYERIYHSSNNNTYDEKEKTFFDEQDKEWWNENYDNENNTEENKTCIKRRWNNIFDEIIGRNIYSLHDYNKKRFDFIFKNYEFLYYKDIKDNMNKKEINILDIGCGGGILCEYIEKNIFYFLLKNIHNIDLIKDIKINIDGIDISEKLINVAKKRQQLNRNTYKQLHINLNYINCDLSEYVNIHNNNKFKKIYDIIISSEVIEHVPNNKKNIFLSYINQLCTKNTLVVFTTINKNFLAYLYTIMLGEKIFRMMKKGTHDYDKYIDNEELDKLCKENNLYNIKTEHVIYLPFFRNYFQTYKLNLLYLSSFVYSENNL encoded by the exons ATGAAGAGATCACTAAGATCAATAAAAACTTTACGtgtaaattattttatgaaatatGAAAGAATATACCACAGcagtaataataatacatatgatgaaaaagaGAAAACTTTTTTTGATGAGCAAGATAAAGAATGGTGGAATGAGAATtatgataatgaaaataatacagaagaaaataagacatgtataaaaagaagatggaataatatatttgatgAGATAATTGgtagaaatatatatagtttacatgattataataagaaacggtttgattttatttttaaaaattatgaatttttatattacaaaGATATAAAAGACAACATGAATAAAAAAGAGATTAATATTTTAGATATAGGATGTGGTGGAGGTATTTTATGTgaatatatagaaaaaaatattttttattttttattaaaaaatattcataatattgatttaataaaggatataaaaataaatattgaTGGTATTGATATATcagaaaaattaataaatgtaGCTAAAAAAAGACAACAATTAAATAGaaatacatataaacaATTACATATCAATcttaattatattaattgtGATTTAAGTGAATATGttaatattcataataataataaatttaaaaaaatatatgatataattatatCTTCTGAGGTTATTGAGCATGTCCcaaataacaaaaaaaatatattcctAAGTTATATCAATCAATTATGCACAAAAAATACACTAGTTGTTTTTAcaacaataaataaaaatttccttgcatatttatatacaataatGTTGGGTGAAAAAATATTCCGCATGATGAAGAAg GGAACACATGATTACGacaaatatattgataatGAAGAGCTTGATAAACTCTGCAaggaaaataatttatataatataaaaacgGAACATGTAATATACCTTCCTTTTTTTAGAAATTATTTCCAgacatataaattaaatcttttatatctttCATCTTTTGTTTATTCTGAAAATAATctctaa
- a CDS encoding putative kelch protein, whose translation MDVLSKDISSDDNLKRIEFFNKGSNDILEDIKNDKILKNENSVLKSLTLNDRNNINNIKNINKINHTHNNTNTYKSSNSNNNSNIYNFDSNELNNCDLYKNISIADELDYYNKDVDNTCNTNKEKIKENNNEVDIVYSYVINDSQKNVDSNNELISMNISIDEGDNYVLKKRIKKLPFFRYGHFLCLTKNGCILAIGGTDGKKKYGLVEKYCMENKKWKQINIMHFSRSNFCGICTDNNDLFILGGEGDERILKSVEYFDSKINSWRSLPPLNCVRHSASAIFFQNMIFIIGGKDGIGEYGKVHKSVEMLNLKEKNMRWVMCKSLKQARLGLATIVFKGKIYAIGGSTGVKNLSSVEIYDFQINNWVDGPNMNLPRSNMVAFIWENHLVVYGGINKHKGDLINSAEIFNEKKNCWELLNNNAKT comes from the exons atggaTGTCTTGAGTAAAGATATTTCTTCAGATGATAATTTAAAGAGAattgaattttttaataagggaagtaatgatatattggaagatataaaaaatgacaaaatattaaaaaatgaaaatagTGTTTTAAAATCGTTAACTCTGAATGATcgaaataatataaataatataaaaaatataaataaaataaatcataCACACAATAATACGAATACTTATAAAAGtagtaatagtaataataatagtaacATATACAATTTTGATAGTAATGAATTGAATAATTGTGAtctttataaaaatatatccATAGCAGATGAACTAGActattataataaagatgTAGACAATACATGTAATACGAATAAAgagaaaataaaagaaaataataacgAGGTAGATATTGTATATTCTTATGTCATCAACGATTCACAAAAAAACGTAGATTCAAACAATGAATTGATATCTATGAATATATCAATTGATGAAGGAGACAattatgttttaaaaaaaaggataaaGAAATTACCCTTTTTCAGATATGGtcattttttatgtttaaCAAAAAATGGCTGTATACTAGCCATTGGAGGAACAGAtgggaaaaaaaaatatggactagttgaaaaatattgtatggaaaataaaaaatggaaacaaataaatatcatGCACTTTTCAAGATCCAATTTTTGTGGTATATGTACagataataatgatttatttatattagGTGGAGAAGGAGATGAAAGAATATTAAAAAGTGTCGAATATTTTGATAGTAAAATAAATTCTTGGAGATCTTTACCTCCACTTAATTGTGTCAGACATTCAGCTAGTGCTATTTTCTTTCAAAACatgatttttattataGGTGGAAAAGATGGAATTGGGGAATATGGAAAAGTTCATAAAAGTGTAGAAATGTTAAATTTGAAGGAGAAAAATATGAGATGGGTTATGTGTAAATCATTGAAACAAGCTCGCCTAGGGTTAGCAACTATAGTTTTTAAGGGCAAAATATATGCAATAG GTGGCTCAACAGGTGTTAAAAATTTAAGCTCAGTCGAAATTTACGACTTTCAAATTAATAACTGGGTTGACGGCCCAAATATGAACTTACCTCGATCCAATATGGTCGCCTTTATTTGGGAAAATCATTTGGTGGTATATGGAGGcataaataaacataaaggg GACCTTATTAATAGTGCTGAAATATTCaatgaaaaaaagaattgTTGGGAACTActaaataataat GCGAAAACTTAa
- a CDS encoding hypothetical protein (conserved Plasmodium protein, unknown function~part of same gene as PGSY75_0724500A~gap found within coding sequence) yields LMKEDMNSFRISGKEELFRKNLLSLRKLYEHNSILRAQITLFNKFKLKNENLIHADFEQLELKYKNLKTKEINLEKKIEKLNRKIIKSTQKKLHYDEKSLYLEKLLNDKMELLKESNNKIKSKKILLNDLKKKKDESIKRNNEMEINTITKNVYEEFDEKKQYVKKLKIMLEDVKKKYESLSKEDIKE; encoded by the exons ATTTAATGAAAGAAGACATGAACTCTTTCAGAATATCTGGAAAAGAAGAACTGTTCAGGAAAAATTTACTTTCGCTCAGAAAATTATACGAACATAACAGTATCCTTAGAGCCCAAATAACTctatttaataaatttaaattaaaaaatgaaaacCTTATTCATGCAGATTTTGAACAGTTAGAActaaaatataaaaatttaaaaactaaagaaataaacttagaaaagaaaatcgaaaaattaaatagaaaaattataaaatcGACACAA AAAAAATTACATTATGACGAAAAGAGTCTTTATCTAGAAAAGCTTTTAAATGATAAGATggaattattaaaagaatctaataacaaaataaaaagtaaaaagattttattaaatgatttaaaaaagaaaaaagacgaatctattaaaagaaataatgAAATGGAAATAAATACGATAACAAAGAATGTGTATGAAGAATTTGAcgaaaaaaaacaatatgtaaaaaaattgaaaataatg TTGGAAGACgtgaaaaagaaatatgaAAGTTTAAGTAAAGAAGATattaaagaataa
- a CDS encoding putative mitochondrial import inner membrane translocase subunit TIM14 has translation MWPVVMLLFGGGVLFVKKGLNYVRNQGIQMNGKRSFFPSAFNKNLNNLFLKNDLKGFERNMSKSEAFKILNINPTTNKEKIREVHKQLMLKNHPDNGGSTYIAAKVNEAKDILLK, from the exons ATGTGGCCTGTAGTTATGTTACTTTTTGGAGGTGGTGTTTTATTTGTCAAGAAAGGATTAAATTATGTAAGGAACCAAGGAATTCAAATGAATGGTAAAAGAAGCTTTTTTCCTTCAgcttttaataaaaatttgaataatttatttttaaagaatGATTTAAAAGGATTTGAAAGAAATATGTCCAAATCAGAAGCTTTCAAAATATTGAATATAAACCCAACAacaaataaagaaaaaattagaGAAGTTCATAAGCAGTTAATGTTAAAAAATCACCCAGATAATGGag GTTCTACTTACATAGCTGCAAAGGTTAATGAAGCTAAAGACATATTATTGAAGTGA
- a CDS encoding putative type 2A phosphatase-associated protein 42 — protein sequence MNVNEILSIYDSLYSMFDKYIINNNKDGISNYCSIFVKKEFVEFLKYDVNIKIISNKKVIKNKDEIIDELLYAFKTMGSYINKSDLFSKNEEIEDINTKYIKLLLIPFILGSLCYETLNINIRYERLKDAILYYNEFLRLINMFKIIEIDDYLYDEGTQTNLTNRRNIKIKRTKDEHKFEVMYNDILQKFNHQNNKQKVKDIQQNISNNTYDTYDDIDDEEIRKMYISLIQHKCMQTLNTIDLIHTELPLLKMRNDKQQEQRNKDEEYNNNNNNFYNNNNNFYNNHSSNEIKNEAIKKPWFFTIKKNMKPSDITELRNYYKDLVFKPFHNLPTISLEECAQMEMQYSLKGTNDINNTQGYKNLNEEKELLRNEKNDDYYKDQLKKEDEKDLHDKEWDDWKDLHPKGIGNKNKNIG from the coding sequence atgAATGTTAACGAAATACTATCTATATATGATAGTTTATATTCTATGTTTGATaagtatattataaataataataaagatgGAATTTCTAACTACTGTTCTATATTTGTGAAGAAAGAATTTGTggaatttttaaaatatgatgttaatataaaaattatatccAATAAAAAGGTTATAAAGAATAAAGATGAAATAATTGATGAACTTCTTTATGCTTTTAAAACTATGGGATCTTATATTAATAAGAGTGATTTGTTTtcaaaaaatgaagaaatagaagatataaataccaaatatattaaactATTACTTATCCCATTTATTTTAGGGAGCTTATGCTATGAaacattaaatataaatatacgATATGAAAGATTAAAAGATgctatattatattataatgaattTCTTAGATTGataaatatgtttaaaattattgaaatcgatgattatttatatgatgaAGGAACACAAACAAATCTAACCAATagaagaaatattaaaattaagAGAACAAAAGATGAACATAAATTTGAAGTAATGTATAATGATATCTTACAAAAATTTAATcatcaaaataataaacaaaaagTAAAGGATATACaacaaaatatatctaataaCACATATGATACTTATGATGATATAgatgatgaagaaataagaaaaatgtATATCTCGCTAATCCAACATAAATGTATGCAAACATTAAATACTATTGATTTAATCCATACAGAATTACCACTCTTAAAAATGAGAAATGATAAACAGCAAGAACAAAGAAATAAAGAcgaagaatataataataataataataatttttataataataataataatttttataataatcattcctcaaatgaaataaaaaatgaagcAATCAAAAAACCATGGTTTTTTactattaaaaaaaatatgaaacCATCTGATATAACCGAACtaagaaattattataaagatTTAGTGTTTAAACCTTTTCATAATTTACCAACGATTTCTTTAGAAGAATGTGCTCAAATGGAAATGCAGTATTCCTTAAAAGGTACgaatgatattaataatacaCAAGGGTATAAAAACCTAAACGAAGAAAAAGAACTATTaagaaatgaaaagaatgatgattattataaagaccaattaaaaaaagaagacGAAAAGGACCTACATGATAAGGAGTGGGATGATTGGAAAGACTTACATCCGAAGGGCATAGgaaacaaaaacaaaaatatagGTTAA
- a CDS encoding hypothetical protein (conserved Plasmodium protein, unknown function), translating into MDYRFVLKQQELYIHIDMDKERIEGNTVMNISLYMPIYYLYDEEDFIKNNYNINNLKIRKEDKDKKKQVKEIFLKQDVCYKKFCEKKKEKKLFVILQIPHNINSSSYYDIELNNKVHDKYYIIYNSSHSAYSYDEENNINEAKHMNNYNNNENIMVRKNTKKNVSCNNGEGELTSHHNLKEKDNKNITTYENDDTIIYNNNNNNSNITYDEYREEFMSEERKSYELQDSFNIIDYISLNKYVDENYMKENNYMFINIDKEILDKEKDKNYKNFLNFCNSNTYVITNTDEYNIKINFIISLKFSFYNLNSYYNKTYFNKKNEHDLLITLQNYSKENTWFPTLSKFDSIYSKCSWLAMFKIHKPYFIISSNTLIGIYEEKYEPEYLNKDEDKCETISKKEIERNCFVYKTTNKCAKLFPHQICVFAGRFDFLHLNNLNFKGFEKINYDFLYKYENMYKNNKMYNSTEQFNKYKYKNFNYKNKYTFFKGEKKKNQNSYFVRNDLNGSGKRKRTNSQHLYYDDSDSLNEYDNMGSRMNVNIKNDDNNKTTNHNNIDGDNNNKTSNHNNNDGDNNNKTSNHNNNDGDPLEDNLSNDEKYNQVKKRKTDMSSFSLITNNSYDNKNEGTYNYNKRNDYKKKIESFINMDRVKCNNIKYKNSFEHNKKEVDGDNEITYHYEKINDKGVPNIYIFSVKDYKNELIYTNLHIGYILRNFIDISKEVFPYDNLIILYLPIEFCELPNFFYNSENIESSISCHIYDDIKNGYNLFSNSNILNYKIIEPYIYMKNNKFFLFGNVIIFSTSILHNIYDVLFNMNIFSYKIIIAEGLLSLCFQNYIDTMKNENIYFLYMLKSFMLQKFIETMFGIVEINVIFYELRERYCSLVELLGDINLYHSYEENKNNISQEFPSHYIFNNLFYIKCFLCVRIFFNILKNFTFCSTIHQYCFFLFFNYFKNKGKLIHSTKFWKKVFNECTRRYIENYKQLPKNKFKIKSADFNITSSELKSEEHEQYQLFEKYYVDFFKTYIKGYGICQYILTFNIHLQRKGTSMDNFNFLFSQNSINPFEFVDKNYHSNYFLADLSSMIIYDLLELHSYLSIKNGTEDIIKKKNLLCEHMDKIYSDKLLDVPSSDIFYNMEDTYLLFLKKNFYQIEHVYDAYDREKVNRKYIKLINKYIIKRNKNYVLIKKRIMNFIKSSNLHLHGYLRDDVIKNTNCDNKMQKKKK; encoded by the exons atggATTATAGATTTGTTTTGAAGCAACAGGAGTTATATATCCATATAGATATGGATAAGGAAAGAATAGAAGGGAATACTGTTATGAACATTTCTCTTTATATGCcgatttattatttatatgacGAAGAAGATTTTATtaagaataattataatataaataatcttaaaataagaaaagaAGATAAAGATAAGAAGAAACAGGTGaaagaaatttttttaaaacaaGATGTGTGttacaaaaaattttgtgaaaagaaaaaagaaaagaaattatttgTAATTCTTCAAATTCcacataatattaattcAAGTTCTTATTACGATAtagaattaaataataaggtacatgataaatattacataatatataatagttCACATAGTGCTTATTCAtatgatgaagaaaataatataaatgaagCAAAGcatatgaataattataacaataatgaaaatattatggTAAGAAAgaatacaaaaaaaaatgtttcTTGTAATAACGGCGAAGGTGAATTAACTTCACAtcataatttaaaagaaaaggataataaaaatataacaacctatgaaaatgatgatactattatatataataataataataataatagtaatataaCTTATGATGAATATAGAGAAGAATTTATGTCAGAAGAAAGAAAGAGTTATGAATTACAAGATAgttttaatattattgattatatttctttaaataaatatgtggatgaaaattatatgaaagaaaataattatatgtttataaatatagataaagaaatattggataaagaaaaagataaaaattataaaaattttcttaatttttGTAATAGTAATACATATGTAATTACAAATACagatgaatataatataaaaataaattttattataagtttgaagttttctttttataatttaaattcgtattataataaaacatattttaataaaaaaaatgaacatGATTTACTTATTACTTTACAAAATTATTCAAAAGAAAATACATGGTTTCCAACACTCTCAAAATTTGATAgtatatattcaaaatgTTCATGGCTAGCCATGTTTAAAATTCACAAAccatattttattatttcatcCAATACTTTAATAGGtatatatgaagaaaaatatgaacCTGAATATCTAAATAAAGATGAAGATAAGTGTGAAACGATTAGTAAAAAAGAAATTGAAAGGAATTGTTTTGTTTATAAAACAACAAATAAATGTGCAAAACTATTCCCTCATCAAATTTGTGTATTTGCTGGAAGATTCGATTTTCTACActtaaataatttaaattttaaaggattcgaaaaaattaattatgattttttatataaatatgaaaatatgtacaaaaataacaaaatgTATAATTCGACGGAacaatttaataaatataaatataaaaattttaattataaaaataaatatacttttttcaaaggagaaaaaaaaaaaaaccaaAATAGCTATTTTGTTAGAAATGACCTGAACGGGTCAGGCAAAAGAAAACGTACAAATTCTCAACATTTGTATTATGACGATTCGGATAGTTTGAATGAGTATGATAATATGGGTAGCCGAATGAATGTGAATATAAAgaatgatgataataataaaacaactaatcataataatattgatggtgataataataataaaacaagtaatcataataataatgatggtgataataataataaaacaagtaatcataataataatgatggTGATCCGTTGGAAGATAATTTGTCGaatgatgaaaaatataatcaagtgaaaaaaaggaaaacAGATATGAGCTCATTCTCTTTAATTACAAACAACAgttatgataataaaaatgaaggaacatacaattataataaaaggaatgattataaaaagaaaatcgaatcttttataaatatggaTAGAGTcaaatgtaataatataaaatataagaattCCTTTGAACATAATAAGAAAGAAGTAGATGGTGATAATGAAATAACATATCATTATGAAAAGATAAATGATAAAGGTGTTCCtaacatttatattttttctgtaaaggattataaaaatgaattaatCTATACAAATCTTCATATAGGTTATATTTTAAGGAATTTTATAGATATTAGTAAGGAAGTTTTTCCttatgataatttaataatattatatcttcCTATTGAATTTTGTGAATTAcctaattttttttataattcaGAAAATATAGAAAGTTCTATTAGTtgtcatatatatgatgatataaagaatggatataatttattttcaaatagtaatatattaaattataaaattattgaaccatatatatatatgaaaaataataagttCTTCCTATTTGGAAATGTAATCATTTTTTCTACAAGCatattacataatatatatgatgttttatttaatatgaatatttttagttataaaataataatagcAGAAGgtttattatctttatgttttcaaaattatatagatactatgaaaaatgaaaatatttatttcttgTATATGCTTAAAAGTTTTATGTTACAAAAATTTATTGAAACTATGTTTGGAATTGTTGAGATAaatgttattttttatgaattaCGTGAACGTTATTGTTCTCTAGTTGAACTTTTAGGAgatattaatttatatcattcttatgaagaaaataaaaataatatatcacAAGAATTTCCTAgtcattatatatttaataatttattttatattaaatgcTTTTTATGTGTACGCATCTTTTTCAACATACTTAAAAATTTCACCTTTTGTAGTACTATTCATCaatattgtttttttcttttctttaattattttaaaaacaaGGGAAAGCTTATACACTCAACAAAATTTTGGAAAAAG GTCTTTAACGAATGCACGAGGAGGTACATAGAAAACTACAAACAACTGCCcaaaaataaattcaaaataaaaagtgCCGATTTTAATATAACTAGCAGTGAACTAAAAAGTGAAGAACATGAACAGTATCAActatttgaaaaatattatgtgGACTTTTTcaaaacatatattaaaggATATGGTATATGTCAATATATTCTTACTtttaatatacatttaCAAAGGAAGGGAACTTCAATGgataattttaattttttatttagtCAGAATTCAATTAATCCATTTGAATTTGttgataaaaattatcattCTAATTATTTTCTTGCTGATCTTTCATCTATGATCATATACGATTTGTTAGAACTTCATTCGTATCtttctataaaaaatggtactgaagatattattaaaaaaaagaactTATTATGTGAACATATggataaaatatattctgATAAATTATTAGATGTTCCATCTTctgatatattttataatatggaagacacatatttattatttttaaaaaaaaatttctaTCAAATTGAACATGTTTATGATGCATATGATAGAGAGAAAGTAAATAGAAAGTATATAAAacttataaataaatatataattaaaagaaataaaaattatgttttaataaaaaaaagaataatgaattttataaaaagttCCAATCTGCATTTGCATGGATATCTCAGAGATgatgtaataaaaaatacaaacTGTGATAACAAAATgcagaaaaaaaaaaaaaa